CGAGAGATGGTAGGTACATTGCTCCTATGTGAAAACCGATGACGAGTCCTATTTTGGTTAAGTCATGTCCATTATTCCCCATATGGATAGGGGTCATAGTCATAATGGCAACCATCACTATTTGTGTTAAGACCATAATGGTTGTCCCGGCGATAATTCCTCGTTTGTTGATTGCTTGCGATTGAGAAGTTGTTTCTGGCTGTTCACTTTCTTCTGTTTCCTTCATTTTGGAAATCGCTTTTGCGACATTGAAAGGGTCAGGACGCAGGAAGATTAATAGCACCAGGCCAGCTAGGGTGAAGGCAACTCCAGATAGAATGAAAGGGCCCGATAGAGCAGCGAAGCCTATTGACGTAGCAAAATCACCCATTACATCCACCAAGTTTGGACCGGCTACTGCCCCTAATGTTGTGGAGACCAATGCCACACTGATTGCGGTTCCTCGCTGCTTAGGTTTTGCAAGGTCTGTACCTGCATAACGTGCCTGTAGGTTTGTTGCGGTTCCAGCTCCATAAATGAAAAGGAATAGGAAAAACAGGAAAATATTATTGATTGCCGCTGATATCACAATTCCAAACCCTCCGAGACCACCAGCAAAGAATCCTGCCGTGAGTCCAAAGCGTCGTCCAAACCGTTGAGAAATCCGTCCTACAAGTAGAGCGGATAAAGCAGATCCCAAAGTAATCAATGCAACGGGAATCCCTGCAAAACTATCCGTGCCAAGCATGTCTTGCGCAAGGAGAGCGCCAACGGTTATTCCAGCTGCAAGTCCAGCTCCTCCAAATATTTGTGAAATGACGATGATAATCAATGTTCGACGATATAACATTTGTTGCTTTTCTGGATGATCAATATAGCTTTGTAATTGATCGGATTGAATTTCTTTAGCGTCAGTATTTTTTCTATATGACATTACATTATCCCCCTTTTGTTGGAATGGAATCTCAATTTAAATCCTTTTATTAAAAATCGATTGAATAAAGATGAGTACTCTTTTAAATGTCTTTTTTGAGGTGCAAACAATTTAATCATTACATCATTAGACTACTCTTTATAGTAGATTGTTTTGTTATCCTTGTTATTGAACGTGTTCACTTATTACGATAAGAAGGAAACGTCCAATAGCGTATGGATTTTCTTGAGCTCTTTGAGAAAAGCCACTTGAAGGAAATGGTCAATGGGCTTCCTTAAAACGTAGGAATGAGGACTCTAAAAGTGAGGGGAAATAACCTATTGAAAACTTATAGACATCATTCGTACGTGACTAAAAATTGAGCCATTTATTCTTATGTGTCTTTAATTGAGCATACGTATAGACAAGGTAGAGCAGGTGCTTATAAAAAGAATGTAGTGAAAGCAAGTATTTCATCCATTAGATGAAATTGGTGGGGGACAGAAGAAAAATGTTTAGTAATCTACACTCACGTTAATCGAAGAGTAGGGATGTTTGCTGTGCAAGTTATTACATTAACACAATTTGAAGTAGAAAAGAAGTAAAAAAGACTAGAGGGTCTTTCATATGAACAGAGTTTTGTTCAGGTGTACGATATTCCTTTTATTTATAAGTAGGAAACGAGTAGTAATCAAACGTTTGTTTAAAAAAAACCTCTCAGGAATACTATTCCTAAGAGGTTGGTTTTAGTTGAATTTATTTTTGCAATCATCGTTCTTGTTAGGACAACTTTAAAGAAACATTAATCCATTCATCTCCAAATTTCACTTTGAGTAGTTGTTCGGATTCTGGTAAGTTGTCAAAGTGGAGGTGCTGAACAAGAACATTTTCTTTTATTAGGCTTTCAAAGCGCTGAATGATTTTTCTTGTATCCTCAGTTGCTGAAATGGTGATTGAGATATAGCTTTCAACAGGTAAATTGATTTTTCTTCGTGTATCTTGTACTGCTCTAATTAGTTCTCTAACTTGACCTTCGTCAATTAAATCAGGTGAGAGTTTTGTATCTACTAGGACCTTTAACTGGTTGTCACCCGCTATCTCGAAGCCAGAGGAAACGACATATTCAACGTGGATATGCTCTTTTAGTAACGTTACGGTTTGGTCCTCAATCGTTATGGTTAGCTGCCCGTTGTCTAAGAAGCGTTGCTTTTCTATTTCATTTAGACGACTAACATATGTTTTGACTGCATTTACCCGCTTCCCAAATGCAGCACCTGCCGTTTTAAAATTTAATTTAAGGACTGCCGAGTTGTACAAGGATAAGTCTTTAGTAAAAAGAATCTCTTTTATATTTAATTCGTCCTTTATGATTGTATTATAATCATGTAATAGCTGTTTTTCTTCATTATTCCAAACGACAATTTGCTGCAATGGTTGTTTAACCTTAATGCTTTTTGTGTTCCGAATACTCCGGCCTAGTTCCACTATTTTTAAAATCGATTGCATATCCGCTTCTAAAGCAGGGATAATCATGGATTCGTTTGCAGTTGGATAGTCTTGTAAATGAACGCTTTCTTGATGTAACTTCAAGTGTATATCTTCTGAAACATACGGTACGAAAGGAGCTAGCAAGCGACTAATCGTTGTCAGTGCTTCAAACAGTGTGGAATGGGCTGCTCGTTTATCTTCTGACAGGCCAGATGCCCAAAAACGAGTCCTTGATCTCCTTACATACCAGTTGCTTAATTCGTCAACGAAAGAGGCAATCTCACGTGTAGCGAGTGTAAATTGATATTGATCCATAAAGCTATTAACAACCTTCATTGTATGGTGAAGGCGTGAAAGAATCCATTTGTCTAAAAGATCTCTCTTTTCTATATGGTGTCTATCATAGTTAAACCCGTCAATTTTTGAGTATAGGTCATAAAACTTATACGTATTATTTAACGTATCAACCAATTTTGATTTAGCATCTTGAACGATTTTTTTGGAAAAACGTTTAGAATTCCATGGTGAACTATCGACTAAGAATGCCCAGCGAAGTGCATCAGCACCATATTCCTTTATGAGGCTAACAGGTTCTAAAGCATTTCCTTTACTTTTGGACATTTTTTGCCCGTTTTCGTCGAGAATATGTCCAAGTGATAAGACGTTTTTATAGGGCGCTTTTCCTGTAAATAAACTAGATACAGCAAGCAGGCTGTAGAAAAAACCCCTCGTTTGATCAACCCCTTCAATGACGACATCTGCTGGAAATTGGGATTGGAATTTTTCGATAGATCCGAATGGGTAGTGATGTTGTGCAAATGGCATCGAACCGCTATCAAACCACACATCGATCACTTCTGGTGTTCTCTCCATAACCTCATTACATTTGGGACATGTACACTTCACTTCATCAATGTAGGGCTTATGCAACTCAATATCGCTCCTGAGCTGGGTTGTTGCTATCTTTTGTAGCTCTGCAATACTGCGCGGCGCTTCCTCGTGGCGACAGTGAGAACATCTCCATACATTTAAAGGTGTACCCCAGTAACGGTTCCTACTTATATTCCAGTCCATAAGATTATCAAGAAAATGGCCAAATCGTCCATCTTTCATATGCTCTGGATACCAGCTAACCGTTCCGTTGTTTGCAAGCATTTCTTCCTTTATAGACTTCATATTGATAAACCAGCTATCCGTTGCATAATAAAGCAGTGGGGAGTCACATCTCCAACAATGTGGATAACTGTGTTCATATTTCTCTTTGTGATAAAGTAATCCAAGTTCAGAAAGCATTTTGATGATGTCGACATCACAGTCCTTGACAAATTTTCCTGATAGCTCAACCACCTCATTCGTATAACGCCCCTGCTGATCGACGACATTAATAAAGGATAGGTGGTTTTGCTGGACGGTTCTATAGTCATCTTCGCCGTAAGCTGGGGCAATATGGACAACACCTGTACCGCTATCTACTGTCACATAATCTGCTAATACTATTTTGTGTCCTTTCTCTACAGCCACATAGTTAAAAGGAGGTTCGTATCGTTCTCCCTCAAATTCATGGCCACTATGTTCACTTAACACGGTTATATTTTCGCCGAGCACTTTATCCACTAATGATTTGGCGACGATATAGGTCACATTTTCTTTTCTTGCACGTACATAAGTTAGCGTTGGATTCATGGCAAGGGCAACGTTTGCTGGCAATGTCCACGGTGTTGTCGTCCAACCTAAGAAATATTCCTCTTTCTTGTTAAGCCGTTTGAACTTTACGGTAGCCGATAAATCTTTTACATCTTTGTAGCCCTGTGCTACTTCGTGCGAGCTTAAAGATGTTTGGCAACTAGGACAATAAGGGGAAACGCGATGTCCTTTATACAATCGTCCATCCTTGTGAACGGTACTTAAAATATTCCATACACTTTCAATGTACTCATTGCTTAAGGTTAGATAAGGACGATCCATATCTACCCAATAGCCAAGCTCTTCAGTAAATGAACGCCATACCTTCTCGTAAGCGAAGACACTTTCTCGGCACTTATCAATAAATTTCTCCACACCATATTGTTCAATCTCTTGTTTTCCTGAGATTCCGAGTTGCTTTTCAACGCCCAGTTCAACGGGAAGTCCATGTGTATCCCAGCCGGCCTTTCTCTCTACTTGAAAGCCTTTCATTGTTTTATAACGAGCTACGACATCTTTTACCGTTCGTCCGAAAGCATGACCAACATGGGGAAGACCATTTGCAGTTGGAGGTCCTTCATAAAAGACAAACGGCGTTTTACCGTCTCTTAATTGAACGGATTGTTTAAAGGTATTAGCCTCATTCCAATAGTTGCGTATACGTTCCTCACGCTGGACAACCGTTTCTAATTCTTTCTTTTCGTTAGAGTTCATGGATATCGCTCCTATATAAGATTAAAAAAGCACACAAAACCCCGTCCCAAGAAAGGGACGGGGTTACCGCGATACCACCCTAATTCTATTGATCCGATCAATAGCACTTAGCAACGTACAATCATACGTGTTCCTTTTAACGGTAGACACCCGGTTAGACTTACTACTATTCAGCCTAACTTCTCAGAGAGGATTTTCACGTTACACTCAAACACTGACTTGCACCAATATGTCAGCTCTCTGTGGATCAAGACGAAACGTTACTCTTTCTCATCAACGAATTTGTGTGCTTTAATTGGGATTCATTTTAACAAACATATAATCTTATATCAAGTGTTTTTTGGAATAATTTCCACCTAAATGTAAAAAGGAACAGGGATGACGATAATCTATAGATATGCTTTCGTTTTATTATTATGATGCGAAAACTCGAAACTCTTGATCAATTTGATGTATAATAATCTATGAAAAAAGGTGAACGAATCAATTACAGAAGTAATGGGAAGACATTGATTCAAGAAGAAAGCGAGTGTGGATAAAATGGGTCGTAAGTGGAACAACATAAAAGAAAAAAAAGCGTCAAAAGATGCCAACACAAGCCGTATATATGCTAAATTTGGTCGTGAAATATATGTCGCAGCAAAGCAAGGCGAACCGAACCCAGAATCGAATCAAGCGTTAAAAGTTGTATTAGAACGAGCGAAAACATACAGTGTGCCAAAGCATATTATTGATCGTGCGATTGAAAAAGCAAAAGGTGGATCTGAAGAAAACTATGATGAGCTTCGCTATGAAGGCTTTGGTCCTAACGGGTCTATGGTCATCGTTGATGCCTTAACGAATAACGTGAATCGTACAGCATCCGAAGTGCGTGCAGCCTTTGGGAAAAATGGTGGAAATATGGGTGTGAGTGGTTCTGTTGCGTATATGTTTGATGCAACAGCGGTTATTGGCCTTGACGGAAAAACAGCAGATGATGTACTTGAAATATTGATGGAGGCAGATGTGGATGCTCGAGATATCTTTGAAGAAGAAGATACTGTTATTATCTATGCTGAACCTGACCAATTTCATGCAGTGCAAGAAGCATTGAAAAATAGCGGAGTAACAGATTTCACTGTTGCTGAACTTACGATGCTACCTCAAAGTGATGTTACTCTTTCGGCGGATACGCTAGCGCAATTTGAAAAAATGATTGACGCCTTGGAAGAATTAGAAGATGTTCAACAAGTGTATCATAATGTAGATATCACTGAATAAAGACTCTTCACTATGAACTAACGATAAATGCCTTCTCGAAGATATAAGAAAAGTTTATCTTCGAGAAGTTTTTTTTGTAGCCATGTTTGAACTTGGGTTAATTTTGTGGACATAAAGCCTTTCTGTTAGCTGTGTTGTAAATAGGTGTCGTGCTAAGATACAAAGGAGAATAAGAAAATGAAGCGATAAATACACTTCTGCCGATTGAATAATGGGGTGTTTTCCATTATGATGTTTGTAACATTCCTACGAAAACCACAACATTGTGAAGATGTTGAACCTATGTTTCATAATGTATATTCTGCTGAATAAGTATGAAGGTACCAATTATTTTGTAAGGTTTTACGTAGCCTCTGGACACCTCATCCATGATAAAATGTATAATACATTTTCTAAATTCCAGACGATTCTTTCCACCTCTAGATGTAGACAGCTTTCTGTTGAAGTACATAAGGTAGATAGTAGATGAAATCTTCTTATATTGAGGTGAGTAGGTTGGCTGAAATGTTTTTGAACCATATTGATGAGTGGGGCGTATGGGGGATTTTTTTATCTTTGTTCATTGAGGGCAGCGCTTTCCCATTTATAGGGACGTTCTTTATTGTTACCGTAGGATTTGTGTTAGAATTATCGTGGCTTAGTGTTGGTCTAATTTCGATATTAGGAAGTATGTTTTATGCACTCGGCAGCTACCTTCCTTATTTTATCGGCTATCGATTAGGTCATTCGGTTGAGCTGAAATTGAGTAAAGAAAACCGTGAGAAGTTAGAAAAAACAAGAATAACTTTTGGGCGGTATGGTATATGGGGAGTAGCGATTGCTAGCCCGCTTCATTTTGGAAACGTCGTTCCTTTCCTCGCTGGTATGTCCAAAATGAACCTTAGTAAGTACACTCTATTAACAATGCTCGGAATTGCTCCATCTACTTTTTTATTGTTAAGTGTCGGTCAATTTTATGAAGGGGATAAGGATGCGGTAATTGAACAAATTGTTTCGTACCAAACTTATCTACTCATTGCGTTTATCATTTTGACCTTTGCATATGGACTAAGTAAATATCGAAAACGAAGAAGAAAGCAGCTTCATTAATGTAAATAAAATTTTTTTTGAAAAAAAGGTTTACAAGTAGTATTTAGTCGGGTTATAATTATCTCGAAGTTGAGATACTTCATTAAAGAAGAGTGATATATGATTTTGACCATTTTTTTGGGTAGAAATCTCGAAATAAAAATATATATAATTAGGATAAAAGAAAGGGAGAGACTAACATGACAAACGTACTATATGTAAAATCTAATCCAAAGGCAGATGAAGCTTCTTATTCAGCACGATTAGCCAACTCATTTATTGAGGCATTCAAAGAAAAAAATCCAACAGCTGAGGTCATTACACTCGATTTATACAAAGAATCGATTCCAGTTATCGATCAAGAAGTATTAACTGCTTGGGGTAAGCTAGCCGAGGGAGCGGAATTAACAGTATCTGAAGCTACAAAAGTAACGCGTTTAGGTGAATTAGTTGATCAATTCCTAGCAGCAGATAAAGTTGTTTTCTCAGCGCCAATGTGGAACTTTGGTTTCCCTCCATTACTAAAGGCTTATATTGATGCTATTTCTGTAGCAGGTAAAACGTTTAAATATACAGAAAATGGTCCGGTGGGCTTAGCTGGAGACAAGCAAGTTGTGTTACTTGAAGCTCGTGGTGGAGTACACTCTGAAGGACCAACTGCGGCTATGCAGCATACAGCAAGCTACCTTGAAGCGGTTATGGGCTTCATAGGTGTGAAAGATTTCAACGTAATCGTAACGGAAGGGATGGCACAAGCTCCTGCAGAGGCAGAGGCCATCTTAGAAAAAGCGACAGCAAAAGCAAAAGAATTAGCAGCAAGCTTTTAATTATAAGAGCCCCCTATAGAGTTCTCTCTTTGGGGGTTTCCTCTTAGAGGTTTACAAGTACTTTTCAGTCAGGTGATTAGTAACTTGAAGTTGATGGACTTCAATTAAGGAGAGTGACATATGATTCCGTCCATTTTTTTTGAGATGAAATCTCGAATTAAAAATATATTAATTAAGGATAAAAGAAAGGGAGAGAATAACATGACAAACGTATTATATGTAAAATCAAACCCAAAGGCAGATGAGACTTCTTATTCAGCACGATTAGCGAACTCATTTATTGAGGCATACAAGGAGAAAAATCCAACAGCTGAGGTTACTACACTCGATTTATACAATGAATCGATTCCAGTTATCGATCAAGAAGTATTAACTGCTTGGGGTAAGCTAGCAGAGGGAGCGGAATTAACAGCATCTGAATCAACAAAAGTAACGCGTTTAGGTGAATTAGTTGATCAATTCTTAGCAGCAGATAAAGTTGTTTTCTCAGCGCCAATGTGGAACTTTGGTTTCCCTCCATTACTGAAAGCATATATTGATGCAATTTCTGTAGCAGGTAAAACGTTTAAATATACAGAAAATGGTCCGGTGGGCTTAGCAGGAGATAAACAAGTGGTATTACTTGAAGCTCGTGGTGGAGTTCACTCTGAAGGACCAACTGCTGCTATGCAGCATACAGCAAGCTACCTTGAAGTAGTTATGGGCTTCATAGGTGTGAAGGATTTCAACGTAATTGTAACAGAAGGAATGGCACAAGCTCCTGCAGAGGCAGAGGTCATCTTAGAAAAAGCGACAGCAAAAGCAAAAGAATTAGCAGCAAGCTTCTAATTATGCGAACCCCCTATAGAGTTCTCTCTTTAGGGGGTTTTCTATAACTAGTGAAGCAGAACTATATGTAAACATATCCTTTACTTAACACTGCTCTAATAAGATTATTTCATATTATTTATGAAGCTGTTTTTTGTATGAACCTAGTGAATAAAGCTTCCATTTTTGGAAAGAAAAACTGAATGCAAGGACCGATTGCGAATGTAATGATAATCGTCCCAATTCCGATAGGCCCTTGGAAAATAAAAGCCATTACAAGTGCTGTTAGTTCCCCTATTGTTTTGGCTAGACTCAATCTAAGGTTAAATCGTTCTCTAATTGCCATCATAAAATTATCGATAGGGATAAGAGGGTAATTTGCTTGTAAATATGTAGCGATACCAAGTGAAAGGATGAATAGTCCCAGTAACAAGAGAACGAGCTTTAGGTAAAACCCTTCAGGAAACCAATCCTTTAAGGCATAGACCAGCCAAAAATCAATAAAAAAACCAACAAGAAAGACAGTAATAAAAGCTAAAAAGTCTGGTCGTTTTTGTAATAAAAAGGCATTCACAAAGATCAGAATAGCCCCAACGATGATGACCCACGTTCCTACGGTTAGTCCAACGGTTGTAGACAATCCAACATTAAGTGCATCCCATGCGCCAGCTCCTAAATCAGCTTTAATAGTCAAGGTTATACCGAAAGAAATAGTGAAAAGCCCGAGTAAATAAAACATTGTTTTATAGAGATTCATATATTTTTACGCTCCTTCATTCGTTACCATATAGTATATCCGCGCTGAAACTTACATATTAACATAAATGATTGAGAAAGAAAGTATTTGTGTGAGAAATCATCATAAAGCTATGGTGGAGAACTTCCCCTTCACATTTCCATTTTTGTGTGTATAATAGAACAAAAGCGATGATGTGAAGAGTAAGTTTAAGTCCGCCTTTCAAAGAGAGCTTCGGTAGCTGAAAAGAAGCAAAGAGGATTGAACTGAAAATGGTCACGGAGCAGCGTACTGAACGTAATGAAATTACTAGTAGGATACGACGGGAGTTGGCGCCCGTTACCAACGTCACAGTATAAGAGCTATAGGGCTCCGTACTTGATGAGACTAATAGTGTGAGCTATGAGTAAAATAAGGTGGTACCGCGAGTAAACCCTCGCCCTTTAACATTGTGTTTAGGGCGGGGGTTTTTTATGTTGGAGAGTAAAGATGTCTGAAACGATTCTCTAACGCCTGAAGCATTAAGCTTCCGATGCTCATCGTGTTTCCTATATCTCGTGCGGAGCGGATCTAGTTTATACGCCGCTAATCGGGCATCTATGCATTTCGTAGTGTCCAGCTTCGTCTGCTTGTGTCTCGGGGTCAACTGGCCACTCCACTCCGAAGGTCAGGACCTTCTGCGTGCAGCGTCAGTTGCCTGTCGCCCCAGATCTAGCCGTCTACGCTTTTCGATGCCCAGCGTCGATGCCCAGTGTCTAGAAAACTATCCCTCTCCTCCTTACGATAAGTCAACATCGACTCGCATGTGCTTCGTCGTGTTTCCTATATCTCGTGCGGAGCGGATCTAGTTTATACGCCGCTAATCGGGCATCTATGCATTTCGTAGTGTCCAGCTTCGTCGGCTTGTGTCTCGGGGTCAACTGGCCACTCCACTCCGAAGGTCAGGACCTTCTGCGTGCAGCGTCAGTTGCCTGTCGCCCCAGATCTAGCCGTCTACGCTTTTCGATGTCCAGCGCCGGCGCCCAGTGTCTAGAAAACTATCCCTCTCCTCCTTACGATAAGTCAACACCGACTTGCATGTGCTTCGTCGTGTTTCCTATATCTCGTGCGGAGCGGGTCTAGTTTATACGCCACTAAACGGGCGCCTATGCATTTCATTTAAGGAGGATGTTGTTATGACAATTTTTATTGGGGGAGCTTGGCCTTATGCAAATGGCTCCTTACATGTTGGTCATATTGCTAGCTTACTACCGGGAGATATTATTGCAAGGTATTACCGCCAAAAGGGTGAAAGAGTACTGTATGTGTCGGGGAGTGATTGTCATGGAACACCGATTGTCATTTCAGCTCAGAAAGAGGGGGTAGAGCCAAAGGAGATTGCGACAAGATACCATGAGGAATTTGTCCAATGTTTTCAAAGGCTTGGTTTTTCTTATGATCTGTATACAAGAACGGATGAGGAACGTCACCATCATGAGGTTCAACGAATCTTTTTAACGCTACTGGAAAAGGGATATTTATATGTGAAGGACGAACAACAAACGTATTGTCCATCTTGTGCGAAGTTTTTGCCAGATCGGTATGTAGAAGGGGTGTGTCCCGTTTGTGATGAGCCTGCGAGAGGGGACCAATGTGATGCATGCTCAACAATTTTAGATCCGGCGGATTTAGAACAAAAACGCTGTAAGCTTTGTGGGACGGAGCCTGTTTTAAAAAATACTGAGCAATACTATTTTTCACTCTCATCCTTTCAAGATAAAATAGAAAAACTATTAGAAAGAGAAAAGCATCATTGGCGGAGCAATGCCGTTCAACTGACGCGACGTTATTTAGAAGAAGGACTAGTCGATCGTGCTGTAACGCGAGATTTAGAATGGGGAATTCCTGTCCCAGTTGAAGGGTTTCTGGATAAAAAAATATATGTATGGATCGAAGCGGTTTCAGGCTATTTGTCTGCATCGAAGCAATGGAGCGAGAGAGTAGGAGAAGATTGGCGCCCGTTTTGGGAGCAAACGATTTCCTCGTACTATATTCATGGGAAAGATAATATTCCATTTCATACAGTCATTTGGCCAGCTCTATTATTGGGTTTAGAGGGTTTACAACTCCCGACGCATATTGTTTCAAGTGAATATGTAACCATTGAGAAAAAGAAAATTTCGACAAGTCGAAATTGGGCCATTTGGGTTCCGGATTTACTTAATACCTATCATCCTGACTCCATTCGTTATTTCTTAACGAGCAATGCTCCGGATAAGGGAGACGCCGATTTTTCATGGCGAGAGTTTATTTATAGTCATAATAGTGAACTTTTAGGTGCATTTGGAAATTTTGTTAATCGAACATTGAAGTTTATTGAAAAGTCGTTTAATGGTGAACTTCCACCCGTTTTGTTAGAAGAGACTTTTCCAAGTCGTACGAAAAAGGTTTACGAAGAAGCGGGGAAGCGAATAGAAAAGGGAGAAACGAAGCAAGCGTTAGACAGGATTTTTCAGTATGTAAGGGAAGGAAATAAGTATTTTGATGAAAAGAAACCGTGGCAGACCTTTAAGGAAGATAAAGAAATATGCATTCAAATATTAGCAACATGTGTGCAATGGATTAGAAACTTAGCGAATTTATTAGCTCCATTTTTACCAGATTCTTGTGAGACATTGCGTCAACAGTTAGGAATAGAAGAAGACTGGAATTGGTCTTACACCACGATCAATAAGATTTGTATCAATCATGTTCAACCTTTATTTGAACGAATCGACGTGAATCAAATTACCAAAGAGCAACAAAAACTTGGAGCAGAATAAAGGGCATCGATGAGTGGATAAAGATTATTGGTCGTACAAAATAGTTATGTTTAGTCTTCAGTCAGTAAGCTAAAGGGTGATTGATTAAACTGTCTATTACAAAGAAAGAAGTCGTTTTGAAATTAATCCAAACGACTTCTTCTCCTGTTTTCTTATTTCTATAGACCACTCATAGCCGAAGACTCTAATTCAAGCTATAAGCTAACTGAAACCCCTCTTTGTTAAAAGATAGTTCAATTAATATCTCCTAAATATACAGGGGATTTTTCATTATTAGAGTATTTTATTAAATATTGCCTTAATTCTTTAGGATATATCCGATATTGAAATAGTTCATTAATAGGAATCCATTCAATTCCAACTTGGTGACTATCAGGATTAGTAGGTAATTTATCAATATTTAATTCATTTACTAGAGTACAAACAAAATAATATTCAACTTGGTGAATAATATAATCAAATGAAGAATGCTCATGGTTTTTTCCTATATACTCACGAACATGGAGTAGTTCTCCTATTTCCACTTCTTTCCCTACTTCTTCCATGCATTCTCTTTTTAATGTGTGATGAATGGTCTCTCCATGTTCTTGTCCACCACCAGGGAAAAGATAAAAATATCCTTCATCATCTTGATTTTTGGTTAATAAAACACTTTCTTCACTAATTATGATCGCTTTTGCTGAGTTTCTTATATTCATATGTTCACACTCCTTATGTATCTACTATATTTTACTATAAAACCTAATGTAAAAAGCGCTGACCTTATGATGGTCTGCGCACTTTTTACAATAAGGGAATGAACATCACCAATCCTTTTCCATTATGATGAAGTTATAGTTTTCGCCTCTTATATTGTTTTGAAAGTCTCCCTTTCGTTTAAATCCTGCTTTTTCATAAACTTTTATTGCCCGCTTATTAAATTCAACAACGGCCAGCTCTAAGTGATCATAGCCGATTAGTTCTCTCCCTTGTTCAATAATTGCTCGTATAAACCTTAAGCCCTTTCCTTTTCCAGTGAAAGAAGGCTTCATTTGAACACCTACGGCTATAACCTCTTCGGTAAGTTCCCCAACATTAAAGAACTCACAATTGCCAATTAAATTCCCTTGATCATCGATGACTGAGTAAAAACGATCAGTAGCGATGCTTTG
The DNA window shown above is from Bacillus spongiae and carries:
- a CDS encoding YebC/PmpR family DNA-binding transcriptional regulator, with amino-acid sequence MGRKWNNIKEKKASKDANTSRIYAKFGREIYVAAKQGEPNPESNQALKVVLERAKTYSVPKHIIDRAIEKAKGGSEENYDELRYEGFGPNGSMVIVDALTNNVNRTASEVRAAFGKNGGNMGVSGSVAYMFDATAVIGLDGKTADDVLEILMEADVDARDIFEEEDTVIIYAEPDQFHAVQEALKNSGVTDFTVAELTMLPQSDVTLSADTLAQFEKMIDALEELEDVQQVYHNVDITE
- a CDS encoding FMN-dependent NADH-azoreductase translates to MTNVLYVKSNPKADETSYSARLANSFIEAYKEKNPTAEVTTLDLYNESIPVIDQEVLTAWGKLAEGAELTASESTKVTRLGELVDQFLAADKVVFSAPMWNFGFPPLLKAYIDAISVAGKTFKYTENGPVGLAGDKQVVLLEARGGVHSEGPTAAMQHTASYLEVVMGFIGVKDFNVIVTEGMAQAPAEAEVILEKATAKAKELAASF
- a CDS encoding FMN-dependent NADH-azoreductase; the protein is MTNVLYVKSNPKADEASYSARLANSFIEAFKEKNPTAEVITLDLYKESIPVIDQEVLTAWGKLAEGAELTVSEATKVTRLGELVDQFLAADKVVFSAPMWNFGFPPLLKAYIDAISVAGKTFKYTENGPVGLAGDKQVVLLEARGGVHSEGPTAAMQHTASYLEAVMGFIGVKDFNVIVTEGMAQAPAEAEAILEKATAKAKELAASF
- a CDS encoding DedA family protein produces the protein MKSSYIEVSRLAEMFLNHIDEWGVWGIFLSLFIEGSAFPFIGTFFIVTVGFVLELSWLSVGLISILGSMFYALGSYLPYFIGYRLGHSVELKLSKENREKLEKTRITFGRYGIWGVAIASPLHFGNVVPFLAGMSKMNLSKYTLLTMLGIAPSTFLLLSVGQFYEGDKDAVIEQIVSYQTYLLIAFIILTFAYGLSKYRKRRRKQLH
- the ileS gene encoding isoleucine--tRNA ligase, with product MNSNEKKELETVVQREERIRNYWNEANTFKQSVQLRDGKTPFVFYEGPPTANGLPHVGHAFGRTVKDVVARYKTMKGFQVERKAGWDTHGLPVELGVEKQLGISGKQEIEQYGVEKFIDKCRESVFAYEKVWRSFTEELGYWVDMDRPYLTLSNEYIESVWNILSTVHKDGRLYKGHRVSPYCPSCQTSLSSHEVAQGYKDVKDLSATVKFKRLNKKEEYFLGWTTTPWTLPANVALAMNPTLTYVRARKENVTYIVAKSLVDKVLGENITVLSEHSGHEFEGERYEPPFNYVAVEKGHKIVLADYVTVDSGTGVVHIAPAYGEDDYRTVQQNHLSFINVVDQQGRYTNEVVELSGKFVKDCDVDIIKMLSELGLLYHKEKYEHSYPHCWRCDSPLLYYATDSWFINMKSIKEEMLANNGTVSWYPEHMKDGRFGHFLDNLMDWNISRNRYWGTPLNVWRCSHCRHEEAPRSIAELQKIATTQLRSDIELHKPYIDEVKCTCPKCNEVMERTPEVIDVWFDSGSMPFAQHHYPFGSIEKFQSQFPADVVIEGVDQTRGFFYSLLAVSSLFTGKAPYKNVLSLGHILDENGQKMSKSKGNALEPVSLIKEYGADALRWAFLVDSSPWNSKRFSKKIVQDAKSKLVDTLNNTYKFYDLYSKIDGFNYDRHHIEKRDLLDKWILSRLHHTMKVVNSFMDQYQFTLATREIASFVDELSNWYVRRSRTRFWASGLSEDKRAAHSTLFEALTTISRLLAPFVPYVSEDIHLKLHQESVHLQDYPTANESMIIPALEADMQSILKIVELGRSIRNTKSIKVKQPLQQIVVWNNEEKQLLHDYNTIIKDELNIKEILFTKDLSLYNSAVLKLNFKTAGAAFGKRVNAVKTYVSRLNEIEKQRFLDNGQLTITIEDQTVTLLKEHIHVEYVVSSGFEIAGDNQLKVLVDTKLSPDLIDEGQVRELIRAVQDTRRKINLPVESYISITISATEDTRKIIQRFESLIKENVLVQHLHFDNLPESEQLLKVKFGDEWINVSLKLS
- a CDS encoding MFS transporter, whose product is MSYRKNTDAKEIQSDQLQSYIDHPEKQQMLYRRTLIIIVISQIFGGAGLAAGITVGALLAQDMLGTDSFAGIPVALITLGSALSALLVGRISQRFGRRFGLTAGFFAGGLGGFGIVISAAINNIFLFFLFLFIYGAGTATNLQARYAGTDLAKPKQRGTAISVALVSTTLGAVAGPNLVDVMGDFATSIGFAALSGPFILSGVAFTLAGLVLLIFLRPDPFNVAKAISKMKETEESEQPETTSQSQAINKRGIIAGTTIMVLTQIVMVAIMTMTPIHMGNNGHDLTKIGLVIGFHIGAMYLPSLVTGILVDKIGRIGMAVAAGATLLAAGGLAAVAPADSLIGLIIALSLLGLGWNFGLISGTALIIDSTDLSTRAKTQGSVDVLIALAGASGGALSGMVVAHSSYTTLSLTGGILSLLLIPFLFWFRSNQKGGSKVSGKLGTNDS